Genomic window (Pseudomonas xantholysinigenes):
GGCCTGCGCATCATCATCAAGAAGATGAAAGGGCCGAAGATCGTGCTGGCCAAGGTGCTCAAGCTCGATTGATATCCCTGGGGCTGCTTTGCAGCCGTTCGCGGCACAAGGCCGCTCCTACAGTAGATCGCATTCCCCTGTAGGAGCGGCCTTGTGCCGCGAACGGGCCGCAAAAGCCTCAAGGGTTGCCGGCAGTGAAATCCGGCAACCCACCAATCGGCCGGTCGAACTGATACGGGATCGACTCCAGCGCCAGCCCCACATTGCGCTGCACCACGAAATGCAGGTGCGGCCCGCTGCTGTTGCCGGTATTGCCCGACTTGGCCAGCGCCTGCCCCTGGACCACCCGTTGCCCCTCGCCCACCACCACCGACCCGCGCATCAGGTGCAGGTACACACCCATGGTGCCGTCAGGGTGCAGGATCCTCACGAAATTACCCGACGGGTTGGTGCCACGCCCGCTCTGGTTGTTCTCGATCTTCACCACCACCCCGCCGCGGGCGGCAATGATCGGTGTGCCCTCGGGCATGGCGATGTCCATGGCATAGCGGCCCTTTGGCCCGAAGTGGCTGAAACGGCCATTGGGCCCCTGGCTCAGGCGAAACGGCCCGCCCTTCCACGGAAACGGGTAGCGGTAGCCCTGCGGGCGCTGGCCCGGATCGCCCATGGCATAACGGAACTTGGTGTCGTACTTCAGCCGGGCCCCCTGGCGGGTCTGCACCACACTGAGCACCTGGGTCGAACGCGCGGGCACCAGGCGTCGTACGATACGTGGCGCATTGCCGCCCTGGGCGTTGGCCAGGCGCTCGATCCGCAGTTCCACCTCCATCGCCACGAACAGCTCGTTACGCGCGACAAAGCGCACGCCGCCGGCAAATGCTTCAGTTTGCAGGCGAACCTGGCCGTCTAGGCGCTCGACCATCGGCTCGCGAAACACGAAGGCCTTGGCGCCGGGGCTGGGGCGGTCGGAATAGGAAACCACGCCAAAATTGTCGGTGGTCTTGTAGATGGTCATGCCCAGGCTCGACGCCGAGGCCGTGAGCAAGGCACAGAACAGCAGCAGGCGGGCGGGCGGCATGATGGTGGCTTTTTGACAGTTGTGTTCTGTCGAAGCCTAGCAGCCCGAATAAAGACAAGTTGTGACAGTTGGTCGGAAGTTTCAGAGGATCAAGCAGAGAGCATTGAT
Coding sequences:
- a CDS encoding peptidoglycan DD-metalloendopeptidase family protein — encoded protein: MPPARLLLFCALLTASASSLGMTIYKTTDNFGVVSYSDRPSPGAKAFVFREPMVERLDGQVRLQTEAFAGGVRFVARNELFVAMEVELRIERLANAQGGNAPRIVRRLVPARSTQVLSVVQTRQGARLKYDTKFRYAMGDPGQRPQGYRYPFPWKGGPFRLSQGPNGRFSHFGPKGRYAMDIAMPEGTPIIAARGGVVVKIENNQSGRGTNPSGNFVRILHPDGTMGVYLHLMRGSVVVGEGQRVVQGQALAKSGNTGNSSGPHLHFVVQRNVGLALESIPYQFDRPIGGLPDFTAGNP